Proteins from one Bifidobacterium sp. ESL0732 genomic window:
- a CDS encoding ABC transporter ATP-binding protein, with protein sequence MPQQASQQSSDLPLLDLEHIGLSFADRPVLRDINATVGTGEFVSLIGRSGCGKSTLLRIVAGLLTPLCGRMEATDSFALAFQDARLIPWMRLWDNVTLGLSGSKNERRDIAQNALKQVQLDDHIDSWPSSLSGGQAQRASLARVLVRNPKLLLLDEPFGALDSLTRLDMQNLLAALCARHQWGVLMVTHDIAEATRLSDRVLVLSDGEISDDIHIDRHDLDSEGRPQDHTQIEDDLRGMLYGKA encoded by the coding sequence ATGCCGCAACAAGCTTCACAACAATCCAGCGACCTTCCTCTGCTTGATTTGGAGCACATCGGCCTGTCGTTCGCAGACAGGCCGGTGCTCCGCGACATCAACGCCACAGTAGGCACAGGTGAGTTCGTCTCGCTGATCGGCCGTTCAGGCTGCGGCAAATCGACCTTGCTGCGTATCGTCGCCGGGCTTCTCACCCCACTGTGCGGCAGGATGGAAGCCACGGACTCGTTCGCTCTTGCCTTTCAGGATGCCAGGCTGATACCTTGGATGAGGCTGTGGGACAATGTGACGTTGGGGTTGTCAGGCTCGAAAAACGAACGAAGAGACATCGCACAGAATGCCTTGAAACAAGTACAACTTGACGATCATATCGATTCCTGGCCATCGTCCCTTTCCGGAGGACAGGCACAGCGCGCATCGCTGGCTCGAGTCTTGGTGCGCAATCCGAAACTCCTGCTGCTCGATGAGCCGTTCGGCGCTCTCGATTCACTCACGCGCTTGGACATGCAGAATCTATTGGCCGCATTGTGCGCCAGGCATCAATGGGGCGTGCTGATGGTCACCCATGATATCGCCGAAGCCACGCGCCTCTCCGATCGGGTGCTGGTACTTTCCGATGGTGAGATTTCCGATGACATCCATATCGATCGCCATGACCTGGATAGTGAGGGACGGCCTCAAGACCATACCCAGATTGAGGACGACCTGCGCGGGATGCTATACGGGAAAGCGTGA
- a CDS encoding NrtA/SsuA/CpmA family ABC transporter substrate-binding protein, whose amino-acid sequence MKTNHLISASYAEQHSTIRRICAATCTLAAVVAMAACGTSSGTSNASGSAKSEGTIRIAYLSTANYLTTIHNEPFVSETMKPYQAKFMGPFNPPDTARKTILAGRAEATSTGTGAFISLIDQKQPWVAFAIEYYDGDSQGIVAAPNSKVTTLKDLYGKRIGIDKKGATGDYVVNAAFHHAGLDPKQVTEVELSQTDFAAAFTSGKIDALATYDQNLATAMATPGARLITNGKHYDSKNVSIHMVSKKFADAHPQIVKKLYQTLVKESDKAQKNPEFIYQTYKKFGASDTIIKQVRKFDIPKILPVDAKGKQMLDDIAQQYVDFGFIKTKPNLDAHVLDCTK is encoded by the coding sequence ATGAAAACAAATCACCTCATCTCGGCCTCATACGCAGAGCAACATAGCACAATACGTCGCATATGCGCAGCGACCTGCACGCTTGCTGCGGTTGTGGCAATGGCAGCTTGCGGAACCTCCTCAGGTACCTCGAATGCATCGGGCTCCGCCAAATCCGAAGGCACCATTCGGATCGCCTATCTTTCAACGGCGAACTACCTGACCACCATACACAACGAACCATTCGTCAGCGAGACGATGAAGCCCTACCAAGCCAAGTTCATGGGACCATTCAACCCGCCAGATACGGCACGTAAAACCATTCTGGCAGGCCGGGCCGAAGCCACCAGTACCGGCACCGGAGCTTTCATCAGCCTTATTGATCAAAAGCAGCCCTGGGTCGCCTTCGCCATCGAATACTATGACGGCGATTCCCAAGGCATCGTGGCCGCCCCGAACTCGAAAGTCACCACCCTCAAAGACCTCTACGGCAAGCGCATCGGTATCGACAAAAAAGGCGCAACCGGCGACTACGTGGTCAATGCCGCGTTCCACCACGCCGGACTCGATCCCAAACAAGTCACCGAAGTCGAACTGAGCCAGACCGATTTCGCCGCGGCATTCACCTCCGGAAAAATCGACGCGCTGGCGACGTACGACCAGAACCTCGCCACAGCCATGGCCACACCCGGCGCCCGGCTCATCACCAACGGAAAACACTATGATTCGAAGAACGTGAGCATACATATGGTCTCCAAGAAATTCGCCGACGCACACCCGCAAATCGTCAAGAAACTCTACCAGACACTGGTCAAGGAATCCGATAAGGCGCAGAAAAACCCGGAATTCATTTATCAGACCTACAAAAAATTCGGTGCATCGGACACCATCATCAAGCAGGTGAGAAAATTCGACATACCGAAAATCCTGCCGGTGGATGCCAAAGGCAAGCAAATGCTTGATGACATCGCACAGCAATACGTCGATTTCGGCTTCATCAAGACCAAGCCGAACCTCGACGCCCATGTGCTCGACTGCACGAAGTGA
- a CDS encoding ABC transporter permease: MIGPWLSTVVLCLWWFFATLSPAESRPLPSPIEVIKSCGDLNAEGLLFPSIGISLARVLLGLGLGIVIAVPVAVIAGASTIGFDLVDKPVHMLRAIPFPALSPLLIIMLGIDESMKIALIAIGVFGLIYVNVRDGIRNLDPKLIELAKAYRLPKPLVLRRILFRGALPSFMTGLRFAITVAWIALVTCETVNSSVGIGYILSRAQQFSRTDQMVLCIVLYAIFGLGSEAIVGLLQHALTPWNHKH, encoded by the coding sequence ATGATCGGTCCATGGCTTTCCACGGTCGTTTTATGTCTCTGGTGGTTTTTCGCCACCTTGTCTCCCGCCGAATCTCGGCCGCTGCCCTCTCCTATCGAGGTCATCAAGTCGTGCGGCGATCTGAACGCCGAAGGCCTGCTCTTCCCATCGATCGGCATCAGTCTTGCCCGTGTCCTGCTGGGTCTCGGGCTGGGCATCGTCATTGCCGTGCCTGTCGCCGTGATCGCCGGAGCTTCGACCATTGGCTTCGACCTCGTCGACAAACCGGTGCATATGTTGCGTGCCATACCGTTCCCGGCGCTTTCGCCTCTGCTCATCATCATGCTGGGCATCGATGAATCTATGAAGATCGCGCTAATCGCCATCGGCGTGTTCGGGCTGATCTACGTCAATGTGCGCGACGGTATCCGTAATCTTGACCCCAAGCTCATCGAGCTGGCCAAAGCGTATCGGCTGCCCAAGCCCTTGGTACTACGTCGGATTCTTTTCCGGGGAGCCCTTCCGAGTTTTATGACCGGTCTGCGCTTCGCCATCACCGTGGCGTGGATCGCGCTGGTCACCTGTGAGACGGTGAACTCCTCAGTGGGCATCGGCTATATCCTCTCCCGTGCCCAGCAGTTCTCTCGTACCGATCAGATGGTGCTGTGCATCGTACTTTACGCCATCTTCGGGCTGGGAAGCGAAGCCATAGTCGGCTTGCTGCAACATGCGCTTACCCCGTGGAACCACAAGCACTGA